A window of Anaerolineae bacterium contains these coding sequences:
- a CDS encoding cellulose biosynthesis cyclic di-GMP-binding regulatory protein BcsB has product MRQHLWVRSVLVALLGWLALFGGLPDAQAAPRLERTPAPGEQTVTLEQVGYREPLALRGMYGTVRVWIPFRTDWAFSSPAELSLTYRASSLLRPRSTLTVIANGLEVASISLEADETWHTVQIPIPANWLGRKGLSLRFQGYLRVTDEVCEETNNPAQWVEIAPSTALTITPALREPKPDLGQLALDLVVQGAEEYAPAPPLVFVLPDEPTDTELTTAGWLAARLAQAANTQPAFQVILASAFDPQNVPDAQVIFVGPPERLPWLQENGARLPAPWKGSGFVDAAGQVAPAGHGVIQLLMAPWNAARYVLVVSGATQEGVRRAGEVFARSRTFAALQGTFQFVGDPLPEVAPVPPPWSTDMTTFAQLGETDRKVKGTGVHNEYFYFYRPPGWVWDKGSQLILRYQTSPALTSRESYITVYINDVPVGSVRTGPDFDQHEMAFDLPVARLNRDLQGRVPSRLIVRMEVGNYLREQDCEVVHPDAAWTILQADTTFYVPHVYDSLPDLQAFPYPFVRTDAIEPTLLILPPQPVAQQIEQGLALSALLGLYGHPDLGFRLVAQVKADDPRLVEAHVVLFGAKEEHPLLQAALEKMGAVPGYRGEEGLYQALQDPGQGLLREGPSPWNKDRVALLAFGATSAGAQRALEALLKQVPPVDEPGSVALVRDNGRTQVIYRAVEQSPEFKPVVVKREPLLPLPKPWMVITAAIVVTALAVWAIVFFGRRWFGRKEEAEEEVFE; this is encoded by the coding sequence ATGCGCCAGCACTTGTGGGTAAGGAGTGTGCTTGTCGCGCTGTTGGGGTGGCTGGCTCTATTCGGGGGGCTCCCCGATGCCCAGGCCGCCCCAAGGTTGGAGCGCACCCCGGCACCGGGCGAGCAGACGGTGACCCTGGAGCAAGTGGGGTATCGCGAGCCTTTGGCCCTCCGGGGGATGTACGGCACGGTTCGGGTGTGGATCCCCTTTCGAACGGATTGGGCCTTTTCCTCTCCGGCCGAACTCTCGCTGACCTATCGCGCCTCCTCGCTTCTGCGCCCCCGTTCCACCTTGACGGTGATCGCCAACGGGTTGGAGGTGGCCAGCATCTCGCTGGAGGCCGATGAGACCTGGCACACGGTGCAGATTCCCATCCCGGCTAACTGGCTGGGGCGCAAGGGCCTTTCCTTGCGCTTTCAGGGCTACCTGCGGGTGACCGACGAAGTGTGTGAGGAGACGAACAACCCGGCGCAATGGGTGGAAATCGCGCCGAGCACGGCGTTGACCATCACCCCCGCGTTGCGCGAACCCAAACCCGACCTGGGCCAGTTGGCGTTGGATCTGGTGGTGCAGGGGGCCGAGGAGTACGCTCCCGCGCCGCCCCTGGTGTTTGTCTTGCCTGATGAACCGACCGACACAGAGTTGACCACCGCAGGATGGTTGGCCGCCCGTCTGGCCCAGGCGGCCAACACCCAACCGGCCTTCCAGGTTATCCTGGCCTCGGCGTTCGACCCTCAGAATGTGCCGGATGCCCAGGTGATCTTTGTGGGGCCACCGGAGCGATTGCCCTGGCTGCAGGAAAACGGCGCTCGTTTGCCGGCGCCCTGGAAAGGGAGCGGTTTTGTGGACGCGGCCGGGCAGGTGGCGCCGGCCGGGCACGGCGTGATCCAACTCCTGATGGCCCCCTGGAACGCGGCCCGCTATGTGTTGGTGGTCAGTGGCGCTACGCAGGAAGGGGTCAGGCGGGCTGGAGAGGTTTTCGCCCGGTCGCGCACCTTTGCCGCGCTGCAGGGCACTTTCCAGTTTGTGGGCGACCCGCTTCCCGAGGTGGCCCCCGTGCCGCCGCCCTGGTCCACCGATATGACCACTTTTGCCCAGTTGGGCGAGACGGATCGCAAGGTCAAAGGGACGGGGGTGCACAACGAGTACTTTTACTTCTATCGCCCCCCCGGCTGGGTGTGGGATAAGGGAAGCCAACTCATCTTGCGCTACCAGACCAGCCCGGCCCTTACCTCCCGCGAATCGTACATCACGGTGTACATCAACGATGTGCCGGTGGGCAGCGTGCGCACCGGGCCAGATTTTGATCAACATGAGATGGCCTTCGATTTGCCTGTCGCCCGCCTGAACCGCGATTTGCAGGGCCGTGTCCCATCGAGGCTCATCGTGCGCATGGAGGTGGGCAACTATCTCCGGGAACAGGATTGTGAGGTGGTGCATCCCGACGCGGCCTGGACCATTCTCCAGGCGGATACCACCTTTTATGTGCCTCATGTTTACGATTCCCTGCCCGATTTGCAGGCTTTCCCGTATCCCTTTGTGCGCACGGATGCCATAGAACCCACCCTGTTGATTTTGCCGCCCCAACCCGTTGCGCAACAAATCGAACAGGGACTGGCCCTGTCCGCGCTGCTGGGGCTCTATGGTCACCCTGACCTGGGCTTTCGGCTGGTGGCGCAGGTGAAGGCCGACGACCCCCGGCTGGTTGAGGCGCATGTGGTGCTCTTCGGGGCCAAGGAGGAGCACCCCTTGCTGCAGGCGGCTTTGGAGAAAATGGGCGCTGTGCCGGGCTATCGCGGCGAGGAAGGGCTTTATCAGGCCTTGCAAGACCCCGGACAGGGACTGTTGCGCGAAGGTCCCTCGCCCTGGAACAAAGACCGGGTGGCCTTGCTGGCTTTTGGAGCCACCTCGGCGGGTGCCCAACGCGCCCTGGAAGCGCTCCTGAAGCAGGTCCCGCCGGTGGACGAGCCCGGCTCGGTCGCTCTGGTGCGCGACAATGGCCGCACGCAGGTTATCTACCGCGCGGTGGAGCAGTCGCCGGAATTCAAACCGGTGGTTGTGAAACGGGAGCCGTTGCTCCCATTGCCCAAGCCCTGGATGGTGATCACCGCCGCCATCGTGGTTACGGCGCTGGCGGTTTGGGCCATTGTGTTCTTCGGCCGACGCTGGTTTGGACGCAAGGAAGAGGCCGAGGAAGAAGTGTTCGAATGA